From the genome of Thermosynechococcus sp. NK55a:
GCTTGGGATAGAGGGCCGCTAGCACCGCACGACTGAGGCGATATTCAGGACTATTTTCATAGCCTTGCAGCTCCGAGATCACCACCCGCTTTTCACTTTCAAGGGCATCGGGGGTGATGAGGGTATGGCGCAGGCGATCGGCTTCAAGGATCAGCAGTGGCTCCAGTTGGTCAGCGCGCACCGTGTGGTGGTAGGCCGTCAGGTCATAGCTGGTAAAGGCATTGGAAGAACTGCCCAGGGCATAAAATAGTTGCCCAAACTGCACCGGTCGGCTTTGGGTCCCCTTAAACATCAGATGCTCTAGCTGGTGGGCAATCCCGTTTTCTCCCTTGGGTTCATGGCGAGACCCCACGCGATACCACACCTGCAAACTCACAACGGGCGCCGTGGGAATTTCCTTAATCAGAACGGTCAGGCCATTATCTAAGACCGTTTTGGTCACGCCACTACCGAGTCCTTCTACCATGGCCAGGGGAAAAATTACAGCTAAACTGGTACTCAAGAGCATCAAGCCAACAAATAAGAAGATTCTAACGAATTTTGGAGTGAGCCCTAGGATCATTGTTTCACTGAATTGCCTTTTAATTGCCTTGGGGGGCGATCGCGCTCCCAGAAGTCCTCATCGCCGCAGAAGGACTCGCCAGAACCACCCCTGATGCTGCCGCCATCATGATTGTTGTTATTGTTGTTGCGATTGTTGTTTCATCGTTGTTGCCATCCACACCAGGCGATCGCACAGATAGACTTCAAACTTGTACCCTTGCCAACTCACTTCCATCACCTTGGAGCTTGGGCAGGTCCGTCTGAAGATGAGGAAGAAAAGTACATCTGTTTGCTTTCGGCACCTCTGCGCCCCAGGCCAGCCACTCTCTAAGGACCTTGGCTTGAAATTCCTGATCACCCATCTGCTAGTTGCCCCGCAGGTTCTCTCTATCTTGAATGAATCTTGGCAGAGCGGGTGAAAAAAACGCCTAGGGCACAAAGCGCAGGAATTTTTTCTTGCCCACTTGCAGCACTTGGTTGACGTAGGGTTCTGGCGCGGTGAGGGTAAAATCCACATCGGTAATTTTCTCACTGTTGAGCCGGACACCACCCCCTTGGATTTGCCGCCGTGCTTCGCTGCTGCTGGGGCAGAGCTTGGTGTGACTGAGCACGTAGGTTAGCTTTACAGGAAACTGAAACTCGCCAAGGGAATACTCTGGAATTGATCCCGCCTGTGCCGTTTGCCCTTGGGTGACGATCGCCGCTAGTTCTGCTTGGGTTTGCAGGGCCAGCTCTCGCCCATGGTATTGACTGACCACTTCTAGGGCTAAGGCCTTCTGGCGATCGCGAGGATGAGCGGGCAAACTGTCCAAAGGCAAATCCGTAAGCAACTCAATGTACTGGTTCACCAAAGCATCGGGAATTTTTTCAAGCTTGGAGTACATACTGGCTGCCGACTCCGTGAGCGCCACATAGTTGCCAAGGGACTTGGACATTTTCTGTACCCCATCCGTACCCACTAGGATCGGCATCAGCAGGCCAAATTGCACGGTTGGCAAACGAAAGTGACGCTGTAAATCGCGACCGACGGCAATATTAAACTTTTGATCGGTTCCCCCCAATTCCACATCTGCGGCCACCGCCACCGAATCATAGCCCTGCATCAGCGGATAGAGAAACTCATGGAGAAAAATAGGCGTTTCCTTGGCGTAACGTTCCGCAAATCCCTCCTTGGCCAGCATTTGGCCCACGGTCATCGTTCCCAAAAGCTCAAGCACTTTGCGCAGATCCAGTTTGGCAAGCCACTCTGAGTTGTAGCGAATTTCTAAGCGGCCGGGGGTCTCAAAATCCAAAATCGGCCTCACCTGTTCAAGGTAGGTTTGCACATTGGCTGCTACCTCCTCAGGGCTGAGTTGTTTGCGTACTTCCGACTTCCCCGTGGGATCGCCAATTTGAGCCGTAAAGTCACCAATAATCAGCACGGCACAGTGCCCCGCATCCTGAAACTGGCGCAGCTTGCGCAGGACAATGCTATGACCGAGGTGAATTTCACTGCCGGTAGGATCAATGCCAAACTTAATTCGGAGCGGGCGTTGCGTTTGCCGCAAATAGGCCCAGAGATTTTCCTCGGGTTTGGCGGAATCAGGGACATGGGGGAACGTTTCCACAACGCCGCGCTGGAGCCGTGCAATGGTGGCCTCAAGGTCTGAAGACATCATTTGATTGGGCATTTATGGGCATTTATTGGGGTGAGGACATTTTCTGGTCTAGGATGGCTATGATAGCAATCAATGGCGATCGCGCGGCAATTTTGCCATTCCCGACTTTTATCCAAATAAAAATCGTATACGAAGCAAAAAATAATAGGCCTGAGGCAGCGATTATCGTGTCCACCACTACCCTTGGCAAACATCCCTCCCAAACCCGCCCCCAAGATGAAAACTTCTGGCGTGGGGTACTGCGAATTGCTAACCGCACCTTCCTGGTGGGGATGACCTTTGGGTGTGCGGCTATTGGAGGTGGCCTGTTGGGCCTAGCGATTAGCTTTCGGAATCTTCCGGATGTGCGATCGCTACGGGGCTATGTCCCCACTGAAACCACCCACATTTACGATGCCAAGGGCACACTCCTTGTGAGCCTTCACGATGAAGAAAACCGCGAAGTCGTTTCCCTAAACGAAATTTCCCCCAATCTGAAGCTGGCTGTGCTGGCGATCGAAGACAGCAGTTTCTACCAGCATCGCGGTATTAATCCCATTGGTATTGCCCGTGCCTTGATGGTCAACCTTACCTCTGGGCGTACCGTGCAGGGCGGCTCTACCCTGACGATGCAATTGGTTAAAAATCTCTTTTTGTCTCGCGATCGCTCCATGAGCCGTAAAGTAGCTGAGGCTGTTTTGGCCATGCGCCTCGAGCAGCTCTTCAGCAAAGACGAAATTTTGGAGATGTACCTCAATCAGGTCTATTGGGGACATAACACCTACGGCGTGCAAACTGCAGCCCAAAGCTACTTCAAAAAAATGCCGCAGATCTCACGCTTGCCGAAGCCGCGATGATGGCTGGGATTATTCAAGCTCCAGAAGCCTATAGCCCCTTTGTGGATTTTGATCTCGCCAAGGAACGGCAGCAATTGGTGCTGGAGCGGATGGTGGAGTTGGGTTGGATTACCCCCCAAGAGGCTGCTGCCGCTGCCCAAGAACCCATCAAGCTGGGGGAAATTACCTCCTTCCAGCGCAGTCGTAGCCCTTGGATTACCGATGCTGTGTTGCAGGAGTTGACCCGCCAATTTGGCCGTGAAGCTGTCATTCGTGGTGGCATGCGGGTGCAAAGCAGCCTTGATCTCAAAATGCAAAAAATGGCGGAAGATGCCATCCGACGGGGATATGAAAGCCTGCAAGCCAGTGGTGTGCGTGCAGATCAGTTAGCTTTAGCTGCCG
Proteins encoded in this window:
- the tyrS gene encoding tyrosine--tRNA ligase, coding for MSSDLEATIARLQRGVVETFPHVPDSAKPEENLWAYLRQTQRPLRIKFGIDPTGSEIHLGHSIVLRKLRQFQDAGHCAVLIIGDFTAQIGDPTGKSEVRKQLSPEEVAANVQTYLEQVRPILDFETPGRLEIRYNSEWLAKLDLRKVLELLGTMTVGQMLAKEGFAERYAKETPIFLHEFLYPLMQGYDSVAVAADVELGGTDQKFNIAVGRDLQRHFRLPTVQFGLLMPILVGTDGVQKMSKSLGNYVALTESAASMYSKLEKIPDALVNQYIELLTDLPLDSLPAHPRDRQKALALEVVSQYHGRELALQTQAELAAIVTQGQTAQAGSIPEYSLGEFQFPVKLTYVLSHTKLCPSSSEARRQIQGGGVRLNSEKITDVDFTLTAPEPYVNQVLQVGKKKFLRFVP